Proteins encoded together in one Paracidovorax wautersii window:
- a CDS encoding DUF4189 domain-containing protein produces MNRINSFSVLFVLCYLSMGVRAEGNCPAGYYPIGGGTTAGCAPIPSNSATSGGGQQQAPSAPVPLWEDRWGAVAFDGPKGILGVATGLQSEYAAQQSALNDCKARGGIKCQSEISYKNGCTAFTIGDLGYYRGADATLSEVVIAGMQKCKEKDKNCETYYSACSPPVRIR; encoded by the coding sequence ATGAATCGCATCAACTCATTCAGTGTGCTATTTGTTCTTTGTTACCTAAGCATGGGCGTGCGCGCCGAGGGTAACTGCCCGGCAGGTTACTACCCAATTGGTGGTGGCACGACAGCAGGATGTGCTCCTATTCCTAGTAACAGCGCCACGAGCGGCGGCGGACAACAGCAAGCGCCCAGCGCTCCAGTGCCTTTGTGGGAGGACCGCTGGGGAGCAGTTGCATTCGATGGACCCAAAGGCATACTGGGCGTCGCCACTGGACTGCAAAGTGAATACGCTGCGCAGCAGAGTGCATTGAACGATTGCAAAGCTCGAGGCGGCATCAAATGCCAGTCCGAAATTTCCTATAAAAACGGCTGCACAGCGTTCACGATCGGTGATTTAGGGTATTACCGGGGAGCTGATGCGACGCTGAGCGAGGTGGTTATTGCGGGCATGCAAAAGTGCAAAGAGAAAGACAAGAACTGCGAAACCTACTACAGCGCATGCAGTCCCCCAGTTCGTATCCGTTAG
- a CDS encoding TrbG/VirB9 family P-type conjugative transfer protein, with translation MKSQFTHRRWALAVACTVVVCAASDAFAQTVQIYEYQPERIYTVRAGLGIATQIELSPDEKILDYSTGFSSGWDVSRRDNIFYLKPKNVDVDTNMMIRTATNSYIFELKVAATDWRTLEQARSAGVQYRIKFSYPADTSFSKEAKKAAEAPALNTTLQKDRSYNFEYDYATSSAKAPWLVPVNVYDDGRFTYLKLSDLTQFPTGNFPTVYMRQNERDEDSVVNTTVEGNTLIVHGTYPYLVIRHGENVVGLRRNTVK, from the coding sequence ATGAAATCACAGTTCACCCACCGTCGATGGGCGCTGGCAGTTGCGTGCACAGTTGTTGTCTGCGCCGCATCCGACGCCTTTGCGCAAACCGTCCAGATCTATGAATACCAGCCCGAGCGCATTTATACCGTGCGAGCCGGCTTGGGCATCGCCACCCAGATCGAATTGAGTCCAGACGAAAAAATCCTGGACTACAGCACCGGCTTCAGCAGCGGGTGGGATGTAAGTCGGCGCGACAACATCTTCTACCTTAAGCCAAAGAACGTGGATGTGGACACCAACATGATGATCCGCACCGCGACCAACTCCTATATCTTCGAACTGAAAGTGGCCGCGACGGACTGGCGCACTCTGGAACAAGCGCGGAGCGCGGGTGTGCAATACAGGATCAAGTTCAGCTATCCGGCCGACACCAGCTTTTCCAAGGAAGCCAAGAAAGCGGCGGAGGCGCCAGCGCTCAACACCACGCTGCAAAAGGACCGAAGCTACAACTTCGAGTACGACTATGCCACCAGCAGTGCCAAAGCACCCTGGTTGGTCCCAGTTAACGTCTATGACGACGGTCGTTTCACTTATCTAAAGTTGAGCGACCTCACTCAGTTCCCGACGGGTAACTTCCCGACCGTCTACATGCGGCAGAACGAACGCGACGAAGACTCTGTGGTCAATACCACCGTCGAGGGCAACACCCTCATCGTTCACGGGACCTACCCCTACTTGGTCATACGCCACGGCGAAAACGTCGTGGGCCTTCGAAGGAACACCGTCAAGTGA
- a CDS encoding lytic transglycosylase domain-containing protein, producing the protein MEVLACPNLAVPAQVMRHVVHVESSANPFAIGVVGAQLVRQPKTLEEAVATAKMLESGGYNYSLGAAQVNRINFRKYGLDSHEKAFDLCANLAAGASILANCYASAGGDWGKAFSCYYSGNFVTGFRDGYVQKVFDSINQGQAVAQVPSAVSAIPLRTSSTQPRAAPTAAATPAPRASARADAEQATTAASRILMRVVPMAPSAPMPATVAESRPSLPVTPVATSPAATSAAVGSDVFVPQVRLPSRGNAPAATTPAVSVDRPASDSAFVF; encoded by the coding sequence ATGGAAGTTTTGGCCTGCCCCAACCTCGCTGTCCCGGCGCAGGTCATGCGGCACGTCGTCCATGTCGAGTCCAGCGCCAATCCGTTCGCCATTGGTGTCGTCGGCGCGCAACTCGTGCGGCAGCCTAAGACGCTGGAGGAGGCGGTTGCCACCGCAAAGATGCTCGAATCCGGCGGATACAACTATTCGCTGGGTGCGGCGCAAGTCAATAGGATCAATTTTCGCAAGTATGGGCTCGACAGCCACGAAAAAGCCTTCGACCTGTGCGCGAACCTGGCCGCCGGCGCCAGCATTCTGGCTAATTGCTACGCCAGTGCCGGCGGAGACTGGGGCAAGGCTTTCAGCTGCTACTACTCTGGGAATTTCGTAACCGGGTTTCGCGACGGCTATGTGCAGAAGGTCTTCGACTCGATCAATCAGGGACAGGCCGTGGCCCAAGTCCCATCCGCAGTCAGCGCCATTCCGCTGCGTACGAGCAGCACGCAGCCGCGTGCAGCACCGACGGCTGCTGCCACGCCGGCACCTCGCGCTTCTGCCCGTGCAGATGCAGAACAGGCCACCACGGCGGCATCGCGGATCTTGATGCGGGTGGTGCCGATGGCCCCCTCTGCGCCGATGCCGGCCACCGTAGCGGAATCAAGGCCAAGCTTGCCTGTCACGCCCGTTGCAACGTCACCGGCAGCGACCAGTGCTGCGGTCGGATCCGATGTCTTCGTGCCGCAAGTACGGCTTCCCTCGAGAGGCAATGCGCCCGCTGCAACGACCCCTGCCGTTTCCGTCGACCGGCCCGCCAGCGACAGCGCTTTCGTTTTCTGA
- a CDS encoding TrbI/VirB10 family protein has protein sequence MFERPGSPPAPDLDAAAPQLKSSDMQRMNRRAIVFMAALVLLLGLAAIWMLSNVMRPEKVQKPKEEVVTIPAAPQLPPPLVRAPAPLPVAPLPATPIPVAEPTLPPLPSAQQETRAPRGPTLVERRMASNAGTVAVGTAENTQAAPQSPYPGMPPGMGAPGMAGMGMQGGNEQEFAPNNAYRARPLPAVSNAQPLTHANVLMLRGTYIRCVLETRIISDIPGFTSCVVTEPVYSVTGRRLLLPKGSKVLGKYDSEPNGPRIAVIWDRIVTPTGIDVNMASPGVDNLGGSGHPGYLDQHWGQRITSALLISLFADAFKYAAAENGPNTTTVANGGFAVQSPYESYTAQTLQNLASQAVRRNANRPDTVTINQGTVVNVYVAKDVDFSAVVAGF, from the coding sequence ATGTTCGAGCGGCCCGGCAGCCCCCCTGCGCCCGACCTTGATGCGGCCGCTCCTCAGCTGAAGTCCAGCGACATGCAGCGTATGAACCGTCGTGCCATCGTTTTCATGGCAGCGCTGGTACTTCTGCTTGGCCTTGCCGCCATCTGGATGCTCAGTAACGTCATGCGGCCAGAAAAGGTGCAAAAACCCAAGGAAGAAGTGGTCACGATTCCCGCTGCTCCACAGTTGCCGCCGCCACTGGTCCGAGCACCCGCGCCGCTACCGGTCGCGCCGCTCCCGGCCACGCCGATTCCCGTTGCCGAGCCCACCCTGCCGCCGCTTCCCTCTGCGCAGCAGGAGACCCGGGCTCCTCGGGGGCCCACGCTCGTCGAGCGTCGCATGGCCTCGAATGCAGGCACCGTCGCTGTAGGCACGGCAGAAAACACCCAGGCTGCACCACAGAGCCCATACCCCGGCATGCCCCCTGGAATGGGTGCGCCAGGCATGGCTGGAATGGGCATGCAGGGCGGCAATGAGCAGGAGTTCGCGCCCAACAATGCGTACCGCGCCAGACCGCTGCCAGCTGTTTCCAACGCGCAGCCACTGACCCATGCGAACGTGCTGATGCTCCGTGGCACCTATATTCGCTGCGTGCTGGAGACACGCATCATCAGCGACATTCCCGGCTTCACGTCCTGCGTCGTGACTGAGCCGGTCTATTCCGTTACGGGCAGGCGCCTGCTGCTGCCCAAGGGCTCCAAGGTGCTTGGCAAGTACGACTCCGAACCCAACGGCCCACGCATTGCAGTCATTTGGGACCGCATCGTCACCCCGACCGGCATCGATGTGAACATGGCTAGCCCGGGTGTCGACAATCTGGGCGGGTCCGGTCACCCCGGTTACCTCGACCAGCATTGGGGACAGCGGATCACATCGGCCCTGCTGATCAGTCTGTTCGCTGACGCCTTCAAGTACGCGGCCGCAGAGAACGGACCCAACACGACAACAGTTGCGAATGGCGGCTTCGCGGTCCAGTCACCGTATGAGAGCTATACGGCTCAGACGTTGCAGAACCTTGCCAGCCAAGCCGTTCGCCGCAACGCCAATCGCCCGGACACCGTCACAATCAACCAAGGCACCGTTGTCAATGTCTACGTGGCAAAGGACGTCGATTTCAGCGCCGTGGTTGCGGGCTTCTGA
- a CDS encoding TrbC/VirB2 family protein yields MQRHPNASSSRGHIAYSHQQVLRGAAVAALIIFPCLAMAQVGTGDLTSATCGVLSKVKTLLNAVSIIVVTIAVIFSGYQIAFAHKRIGDVAPVFIGGLLIGAAGQIANMLIATNTSEAGSGCTGASLMTEPLTRFAGLVEAIGRYA; encoded by the coding sequence ATGCAACGTCACCCTAACGCCTCCTCGTCACGCGGTCACATCGCTTATTCCCACCAACAAGTGCTTCGCGGTGCCGCCGTAGCAGCCCTGATCATTTTTCCTTGCTTGGCCATGGCGCAGGTCGGCACCGGTGACCTCACCAGTGCTACTTGCGGTGTACTTAGCAAAGTCAAGACCTTGCTGAATGCGGTGTCGATCATCGTGGTCACTATCGCCGTCATCTTCTCGGGTTACCAAATCGCTTTCGCACACAAGCGCATTGGCGACGTGGCGCCGGTGTTCATCGGCGGGCTCCTGATCGGTGCCGCCGGGCAGATTGCCAACATGCTCATCGCTACCAATACCAGCGAAGCGGGCTCTGGCTGCACCGGTGCGAGCCTGATGACCGAGCCCCTGACCCGCTTCGCCGGTCTCGTGGAGGCCATCGGTCGCTATGCATAA
- the virB11 gene encoding P-type DNA transfer ATPase VirB11, whose product MTEELVAAVSNEFLDYQYQVLGIREFMQSPDVTEICINRPGEIYLENQSGWERVEVPSLTSARALQFCTTVVNESNTGQRITDANPVVSLTFPTGQRAQFVIPPAVEAGQVSITIRLPAKQTRTLDQYQQEGFFSELLDDTAGIDPQDEELMALRAAHRYADFFKQAVIYKKNIVVSGATGSGKTTFMKSLVHHIPPSERLVTIEDARELFIDQPNAVHLLYSKGGQSTANITAKSCMEACLRMKPDRIILAELRGDESFYFIRNCASGHPGSVTSCHSGSIEQTWDQLALMVKASSEGAGLEFATIKRLLMMTIDIVVHIKSHSGRRYITGIDYEPGRHTMAEAS is encoded by the coding sequence ATGACAGAAGAACTCGTTGCAGCCGTCTCGAATGAATTCCTGGACTATCAATACCAGGTACTGGGCATCCGTGAATTCATGCAATCGCCCGATGTCACGGAGATCTGCATCAATCGACCAGGCGAAATCTATCTCGAGAACCAGTCCGGGTGGGAGCGGGTCGAGGTCCCGTCACTTACGTCGGCGCGCGCCTTGCAGTTTTGCACCACTGTGGTCAACGAGAGCAACACCGGGCAGCGCATCACCGACGCCAACCCCGTCGTCTCGCTGACTTTCCCGACAGGACAGCGTGCTCAGTTCGTCATCCCACCGGCGGTCGAGGCGGGCCAAGTGTCCATCACCATCCGCCTTCCTGCAAAGCAGACGCGAACCTTAGACCAATACCAGCAGGAAGGCTTCTTCAGCGAATTGCTCGACGACACGGCAGGCATCGACCCGCAGGACGAGGAACTGATGGCACTGCGCGCGGCGCACCGCTACGCAGACTTTTTCAAGCAAGCGGTAATCTACAAGAAGAACATCGTGGTCTCCGGCGCGACGGGCAGCGGCAAGACCACTTTCATGAAGTCGCTCGTTCATCACATCCCCCCCAGCGAACGCCTGGTCACCATCGAAGACGCACGCGAGCTCTTTATCGATCAACCCAACGCCGTGCACCTGCTCTATTCCAAGGGAGGTCAGAGCACCGCCAACATCACCGCTAAGAGCTGCATGGAAGCGTGCCTGCGCATGAAGCCCGACCGGATCATCCTTGCGGAGTTGCGCGGTGACGAGTCGTTCTACTTCATCCGCAACTGCGCCTCCGGCCATCCAGGCTCCGTCACGAGTTGCCACTCGGGCAGCATCGAGCAGACCTGGGATCAGCTGGCTCTCATGGTGAAGGCCTCGAGCGAAGGCGCCGGGCTCGAATTTGCCACCATCAAACGATTGCTCATGATGACCATAGACATCGTCGTGCACATCAAGTCCCATTCGGGCAGACGCTACATCACAGGCATCGACTACGAGCCCGGCCGTCACACCATGGCCGAGGCCTCTTAG
- a CDS encoding XVIPCD domain-containing protein, which yields MTIKSTDYALLAQDSYNSHKLEEEVILGGVTYRTADHVDNPRTGFQATAYERVDTGEFIISYRGTEFDREPLRDGGVDAGMALAGVNAQAADASAFTAKVLAQAKAEALESGKPFNVTVTGHSLGGTLAELEAHKFGLKGETFNAYGAAGLVHGVPEGGHQVINHIRAGDPVSAASSHFGEVRVYAVQQDIDTLGAAGYRDGGGALSARNPIAATDFDAHSIDNFVPNSKLLGQSIISPENVARYSAHHSMIDRYRDDLHNARSIASFPLQTGIEAGQTVGHGINAVGQAAGQVYDAARDRIGTGARRAGEALERAGDALERARDAGREGASRIIDKVVHPGSWFGSMSQSEHPGNGLYMQSLKGIEKINAQHGIASDQRTCNAAGTLAAAACQSGFKQIDHVALGENGNKLIAVQGAPGTAHAKVVHVPTVQAMNTPIEDSSISYVQALNKAEQAQFALSHQIQQPHQQQQQQPSMSV from the coding sequence ATGACCATCAAGTCGACGGATTACGCGCTGCTGGCACAGGATTCGTACAACAGTCATAAGCTCGAAGAGGAAGTCATCCTGGGTGGTGTGACGTATAGAACCGCCGACCATGTCGACAACCCCCGAACGGGCTTTCAGGCAACGGCCTACGAGCGAGTCGATACGGGTGAATTCATCATCAGCTATCGCGGCACCGAATTTGATCGCGAACCGTTGCGCGACGGGGGCGTCGATGCCGGCATGGCGTTGGCGGGCGTCAACGCACAAGCGGCCGATGCCTCAGCTTTCACGGCAAAGGTGCTGGCGCAAGCCAAGGCCGAGGCACTGGAAAGCGGAAAGCCATTCAATGTCACCGTCACCGGCCATTCGCTGGGTGGCACGCTGGCCGAGTTGGAAGCGCACAAATTCGGCCTGAAAGGCGAAACCTTCAACGCCTACGGTGCAGCCGGGCTGGTGCATGGCGTTCCGGAAGGCGGCCACCAAGTCATCAATCACATTCGCGCGGGCGACCCGGTGAGCGCAGCCAGTTCGCACTTTGGCGAGGTGCGTGTCTACGCAGTCCAGCAAGATATCGACACGCTAGGCGCGGCCGGCTACCGCGACGGCGGCGGCGCTCTCAGTGCGCGTAACCCCATAGCTGCTACTGATTTTGATGCGCATTCGATCGACAATTTCGTGCCCAACAGCAAGCTGCTGGGCCAATCGATCATTTCGCCGGAGAACGTGGCACGCTACAGCGCCCATCACAGCATGATCGACCGCTACCGCGATGACTTGCACAATGCCCGCTCCATTGCATCCTTTCCCTTGCAGACAGGCATCGAGGCCGGCCAGACCGTCGGCCATGGCATCAATGCAGTGGGCCAGGCCGCAGGCCAGGTCTATGACGCAGCACGCGATAGGATAGGGACAGGTGCTCGTCGGGCAGGAGAGGCACTGGAACGCGCCGGTGACGCACTGGAACGCGCCCGTGACGCGGGACGCGAAGGCGCCTCCCGCATCATTGACAAGGTCGTGCATCCGGGGTCGTGGTTCGGCAGCATGAGCCAGTCAGAACACCCCGGCAACGGACTCTACATGCAGTCCCTTAAAGGGATAGAGAAGATCAATGCCCAACACGGCATTGCATCCGACCAGCGCACCTGCAATGCTGCCGGCACGTTGGCTGCAGCGGCTTGTCAATCAGGTTTCAAGCAGATCGATCATGTGGCCCTGGGTGAGAACGGCAACAAGCTCATTGCGGTGCAGGGTGCGCCAGGCACGGCGCACGCCAAGGTGGTCCATGTGCCCACCGTGCAAGCCATGAACACCCCTATTGAAGACAGCTCCATCAGCTATGTCCAGGCGCTGAACAAGGCTGAGCAAGCGCAATTTGCGTTGTCACATCAAATCCAGCAGCCACATCAGCAGCAGCAGCAGCAGCCGAGCATGTCGGTCTGA
- a CDS encoding type IV secretion system protein VirB3, whose product MHKNPMFRGCTRPPMFMGVPYVPFFIGAGGCMLLAMYFDLLFLALIPVVILVMRLMAKRDELIFRLLGLRLQFRTRMRNIQQHEGMWVFTPNVYRGQSKDNF is encoded by the coding sequence ATGCATAAGAACCCGATGTTTCGTGGCTGCACCCGCCCGCCCATGTTCATGGGCGTGCCCTATGTGCCCTTCTTCATAGGCGCTGGCGGATGCATGTTGCTGGCGATGTACTTCGATCTGCTTTTCTTGGCGTTGATCCCTGTGGTGATCCTGGTCATGCGCTTGATGGCCAAGCGCGACGAGTTGATTTTCCGGCTGCTCGGGCTGCGTCTGCAGTTCCGCACCCGCATGCGCAACATCCAGCAGCATGAAGGCATGTGGGTGTTCACGCCCAATGTCTATCGCGGGCAATCCAAAGACAACTTCTAA
- a CDS encoding type IV secretion system protein — translation MEFTYYALIYSWLTDKIDTFGSGFVGRSMQFATSIALALLTVWIIVQGFRILTGRSRDSMMGMVSDMGRVAVIVAAATVMAIGSLDLQQFFGEDLTRNINTLVTGSDESPSSNIDRNLAYTQLAMGAIEAIPVPPDDAAGSNAQSRASLIALLGVAGPPMTAGAMLLMYKVAMALFIGLGPLFILCLIFEPTKPMFHRWLMYGLATLFSLAVLNFMVSIVLELTLRVAAAMWASTVINAITGANAEGFTNQALQQGGIGLLMTVLLVSTPPMAAAFFGGTLGQFMSYAQVNGGGSVNRPGPQGQPPGSWGGFGAGASSSPVSTRDAPTSGVQAYSRPSAQAPASDTIKTHQRESGAST, via the coding sequence ATGGAATTCACTTACTACGCGCTCATCTACTCTTGGCTAACGGACAAGATCGATACATTCGGTTCAGGCTTTGTGGGCCGATCAATGCAATTCGCCACCTCAATCGCGCTTGCCCTTCTGACCGTATGGATCATCGTCCAGGGCTTTCGGATCCTCACCGGGCGTTCGCGAGATTCGATGATGGGCATGGTCAGCGACATGGGCCGCGTGGCCGTCATCGTCGCGGCGGCCACCGTCATGGCGATCGGCTCGTTGGACTTGCAGCAGTTCTTTGGTGAAGACCTGACTCGCAACATCAACACCCTGGTCACCGGCTCCGACGAATCGCCCAGCAGCAACATCGACCGTAATCTGGCGTACACCCAGCTCGCGATGGGAGCAATCGAAGCGATCCCGGTTCCGCCGGACGATGCAGCGGGCTCCAACGCCCAGAGCCGTGCATCGCTTATCGCTTTGTTAGGTGTGGCCGGCCCGCCGATGACGGCTGGCGCCATGCTGCTGATGTACAAGGTGGCGATGGCCCTGTTCATCGGGCTGGGTCCGCTGTTCATACTTTGCCTGATCTTTGAACCGACCAAACCGATGTTTCACCGCTGGCTGATGTATGGGTTGGCCACGCTGTTCTCGCTTGCCGTGCTCAACTTCATGGTGTCTATCGTGCTGGAGCTGACGCTGCGGGTGGCTGCTGCCATGTGGGCATCCACGGTGATCAACGCGATCACCGGAGCGAATGCTGAGGGTTTTACGAACCAGGCTTTGCAGCAAGGGGGCATTGGCTTGCTGATGACCGTGCTGTTGGTGAGTACACCGCCGATGGCCGCAGCGTTCTTTGGGGGCACGTTGGGGCAATTCATGAGCTATGCACAGGTGAATGGCGGCGGTTCCGTGAACCGCCCTGGGCCGCAGGGGCAGCCGCCCGGGTCTTGGGGTGGGTTCGGGGCAGGGGCGTCGTCGTCGCCGGTCTCTACACGCGATGCGCCAACATCAGGCGTCCAGGCGTACAGCCGCCCTAGTGCTCAAGCCCCCGCCTCCGACACGATCAAAACTCATCAACGCGAATCAGGAGCTAGCACATGA